A segment of the Brevundimonas sp. M20 genome:
GCGGCGTTCGAACTCATGCGGTTCCAGCAAGGCGACGCCGCGGGCGAAGCGCACCGCCTTGTCCAGGTCCTCGGCCGGCAGGATGTGCACGGCGAAACGGTCGGCGGCGGCGAAGACCGGCCACCGTTCCGAGCGCTCGTCGATGCACCACAGCAGCAGGCGCGGTTCCAGCGAGACCGAGGTGAAGGAGTTGATGGTCAGGCCCAGCGGCCCCTGCGGGCTGTCGGCCGTCACGACGCAGACGCCGGTCGCGAATGAGCCCAGCGCCCGGCGGTAGGCGCGGGTTTCATCGGTTGGATGTTCGGGCGGCGGTTCGAGCGTCACCAGACGGACCTACGGTCCCCGGCGCGGCAAAACAAGCGCGGTGTGCGTGAGATCGAATATGGGAAACGTCGCCTTAACCCTGTTGTCCCATGTTCGGACAGTTTCGCGCGCTGAAGGCCCCTCCCCATGTCCATGAGTGATCGTCCGATCCTCATCAAGAAGATCAAGAAGGGCGGCCATGACGGCCACCACGGCGGCGCCTGGAAGGTCGCATACGCCGACTTCGTGACCGCGATGATGGCCTTCTTCCTGCTGATGTGGCTGATCAACACGACTGATCCGGAACAGAAGCGCGGCATCGCCGAGTATTTCGCGCCGGCCAGCGTGTCGGCGACGACCTCGGGCTCGGGCGGTATTCTGGGCGGGACGGCGCTCGGCGATGACGGCTCGAAGTCGTCGGGCACCAATTCGGTGATCACCCAGCTGGCGCCGGAATCGCCGCAGGACCCGTCGCAGCAGGCCGGGCAGAGCTCGGACCTGACCGGCGCAAGCGAGCAACAGCTCCGCGATGAGATCGCCCGTCGCGAGTCGGCTGATTTCGCCTCGGCCGCCGAATCCCTGCGTCAGGCCATGCAGTCGATGCCGGAGCTGGCGGAGCTGTCGAAGCAGCTGATCATCGACCAGACGCCGGAAGGCCTGCGTATCCAGCTGGTGGATCAGGAAGGGCGTTCGATGTTCGACCAGAACTCGGCCCGTCCGAACGCCCGCGCCCAGATCCTGCTGCGGGCCGTGGCCCGGGTGATCAACCAGCTGCCGAACCGGATTTCGGTAACCGGCCACACCTCGGCGGCGCCGGGATCGAACCGGGCCACGGGCCCCAATGATTGGGCGCTCTCGTCAGAGCGGGCCAATGCTTCGCGGCTGGTGCTCCAGGCCGCGGGCGTCGATCCGGACCGGGTCTATCAGGTCTCGGGCAAGGCGGGCTCCGATCCGCTTTACCCCGATGATCCGACGCTGGCGGGCAACCGCCGGATCGCCATCGTGCTGTTGCGCGAGGCGCCTGTCCTGCCGACGGACACCAGCCTGTGACCGGCCGCCTGTCGCGCCGGGTTCGGGCGACGGGCGAACGGGCTTGCGCCCCGCTGCAATGCGGCGCCAGATACGGGAATGAGTGGTTCGCCGGAATTCGGGCGTGTTCGGGTGCGGAGATGACTCCGTGACCTTCGTTCCGCAGCGACAGCTTCGCTTCTACATGACCTCGGTGGCGCCCTGCCCCTATCTGCCCGGCCAGACCGAGCGGAAGGTGTTCGCCAACCTGCCGTTCAGCGACGGCGCCCACGTCAATGACGAGCTGACCCAGGCGGGGTTCCGGCGCAGCCAGAACATCGCCTACCGCCCGGCATGCGAGGCCTGCGAAGCCTGCGTTTCGGTGCGAGTGCCGGTGGGCGGGTTCGCCTTTTCACGCTCCCAGCGGCGTATTCTGAGGCGCAACGACGACCTGTCGCGCGATCTGGTCGAGGCCGAGGCGACGGCGGAGCAGTTCGAGCTGCTGCGCCGCTATCTCGGCGCCCGGCATGCCGAGGGCGGTATGAACGGCATGGGCTGGGCCGACTATGTCGCCATGGTCGAGGATACGGCCGTGCGGACCCATCTGATCGAATATCGCCTGCCGTCGCCGGACGGCGGGCCGGGTGATCTGGTCGGCGTCTGTCTGACCGACCTGCTCTCGGACGGGCTGTCGATGGTCTACAGCTTCTTCGATCCGGCGCTGGAGGACCGCAGTCCCGGCCGGTTCGCCATTCTTGACCATATCCGTCAGGCGAATGCGGTGGGCCTGCCCTATCTGTACCTCGGCTACTGGGTCCGGGGGTCGCAGAAGATGGACTACAAGGCCTCGTTCCGGCCCATGGAGCAATTGACCCGCTTCGGCTGGCAGCGGATGTCGGATCAGCCTGTCGAGGGCACCGAGGTCGAATAGCCGGGGGACGCCGCCAGGGCCTCGCCTGACCAGGGGCCGGGGTCCCGCCCTCCCCCGAACTTCACCAGGGCCTCGATGCGCTTCTGGATCGGCGGATGGCTGGCGAACAGGCCTTCGAGACCCACGCCGTCCGGCTGGTTGTCGAGGAACAGCTGCTGGACCTCATCCGGCCCCTTCAGGCTGGACCGGCCGTCAACCTTGCGCAGGGCCGAGATCATGGCGTCGGGGTTCTTGGTCAGTTCGACCGCGCCGGCGTCGGCCACGAACTCGCGGGTCCGGGACAGCATCATGCGAATGACGATGGCCAGGGCGAAGCCGACCACGGCGAAGCCGATGCCGATCAGGATCAGCGGCATGGCGTTCTTGTTGTCCTCCCGGCGGCGACCGGCGCCGGAGTAGAGCAGACCCCGGAAGACCATCTCGGCGATGACGCTGATGATGCCCGCGAAGATGCTGGCGATCATCATGGTCCGCACGTCCTTGTTGATGACGTGGGTCAGTTCGTGGGCCAGCACCGCCTCAAGCTCATCGCGGTTCAGGGTCTGGACCAGCCCGCGCGTAACGGTGACGCTGTACTGGCCCTCGTGCAGGCCCGAGGCGAAGGCGTTGAGGCTGTCGCTGTCGATGACGCGCAGGGTCGGGGTCCGCAGACCCCGAGAAATGGCGAGGTTTTCCAGAAGGTTATAGAGTTCCGGCTCTGTCCGGCGCTCGACCTTTCGGGCGCCGGTCAGCATGTCGATCATCGTCTGGCTGCCGAAGTAGGCGATGGCGAACCAGAGGCCGGCGATGACGAAGGCCGCGGGCACGGTGAAGCCCAGCCACGACGCGGCCAGCGCCATGTCGTCAACGAGCCCCTTGCCCGTTCCCGGCAGGACGCCCATCCCCATCAGGACCAGCTGCACCCCGTACAGGATGAAGCCCACCAGAATAGGGAAGGTCGCCAGCAGCAGGATCGACCGGGTGTTATTCGCCCAGATGTGGGTCTGGAGCCCGACGGCGCCCATGATCGCGACTTAGAACTTCACCTGCGGCGGCGCGGCGTTCAGCGCGGCGCGCTCACCCTCGCCCACGTCGAAGAAGGGCTTGTCCGAGCCGAAGCCGAACAGACCGGCGAACAGGATGGTCGGGAACTGACGACGGACGGCGTTGAACTCGCCCACGGCGCTGTTGAAGAAGCGACGGGCGGCGGCCAGCTTGTTCTCGATGTCCGACAGTTCGGCCGAGAGTTGCTGGAAATTGGTGTTGGCCTTCAGGTCCGGATAGGCCTCGGACACCGCGAACAGGCGGCCCAGGGCGCCGGTCAGCATGTTCTCGGCCTGCACCTTGTCGTTGACCGAGGTGGCGCCGGCGGCGGCGGCGCGGGCCTGGGTCACGGCGTCCAGGGTGCCGCGCTCGTGCGTGGCGTAGCCCTTCACCGTCTCGACGAGGTTCGGAATCAGGTCCTGACGCTGCTTCAGCTGGACGTCGATGTCCGCGAACGACTGGTCGGCGCGTTGATCCAGCGCGACCAGCTTGTTGTAGCCGCCGATGGCGATGAACAGCAGCACGACGACGATGACGCCGATGATGATCCAGGTGATCATTTCATTCTCCAACCGACCGGAGGCCCGGTCCTTCCGTGATTATCGCGCGACAGGGCCGCGCTTGATAATGAAATCGGCGTCACCCGTCGTTCAGCGGAACTTCCGCATGCCGCGCGGGCCCTGACGGCCGGCCTGGGCGCGCTTGCCCAGCCAGTCCTTCCAGTCCGGCCAGTTGCGACGGCGACCGCCGCCGTCGGCCCATTCCGGCCCCTGTTCGGCGTTGAAGACGGTGACATCGACCAGACCGCCCTGTTTGAAATTCTGCAGCTTCACGCCCTTGCCGCGGCCCATTTCGGGCAGTTCGGCCAGCGGGAAGATCAACGCCTTGATGTTCTCGCCGATGGTGGCGATGTGATCGCCCGCCGGAGATTGAGGCACGCGCAGGGCCGCGAGAAGCTCGCCGTTCAGCACCTGTTTGCCGCCGCGCTTCTGGGCCAGCAGGTCGTCTTCCGGCGCGATGAAGCCGTAGCCGGCCTTCGAGGCGATCAGCAGCTTGCCGCCCGGCTGGTGGGCCAGCAGGTTGATGATCTCGGCCTTCTCGTCCAGCTCGATCATCAGGCGCAGCGGCTCGCCATGGCCGCGCCCGGAGGCCAGCTTGTCGGCGCCGACGGTGAAAATGCGGCCGTCGGAGGCCGCGACCAGCAGTTTGTCGGTCGTCCAGGCGGGCACCAGGAAGGCCAGGCTGTCGCCTTCCTTGAACTTCAGTTCCGACGGGTCCTCGACCTTGCCCTTGGCGGCGCGGATCCAGCCGCGCTCCGACAGGATGACGGTGATCGCCTCGCGCGGAATGAAGGCTTCGGGGGCGACGAAGGCGGAGGTGTCCACGGCTTCGGCGATGGTGGTGCGACGCGGCGAGATCAGGGCCTTGCGAACGGCTTCGAGGTCCTTGCCGATCTGCTTCCACTGCTTGGCTGGCGAGGTCGAAAGTGATTGCAGGGTGGCAAGTTCTTCCGACAGTTCCTTGAATTCGTTTTCAATCGCCATCTCCTCGATGCGCGCCAGCTGACGCAGCCGGGTGTCGAGGATGTAGTCGGACTGCATCTCGGTCAGGCCGAAGCGGGCGATCAGGACGGCCTTGGGCTGTTCCTCTTCGCGGACGATGCGAATGACCTCGTCGAGGTTGAGGAAGACGATCCGCAGACCTTCCAGAAGATGCAGGCGCTTCTCGACGCGCTCGATCCGCCATTGGGCGCGTCGGATCAGAACTTCCTGACGGTGATCGAGGAAGGCGCGCAGACAGGCCTTCAGACCCAGAACGCGGGGCGTTCCGGTGCCGTCCAGAACGTTCATATTGATGGGGAAGCGGACTTCCAGGTCAGAAAGCTTGAACAGGCTTTCCATAAGAACTTCAGGCTCTACGGTCCGGGTCTTTGGCTCGAGGATCAGGCGAATGTCCTCCGCCGACTCGTCGCGTACATCGCCCAGCAGAGGGGCCTTCTTGTTCTCGATGAGGTCGGCCAGCGCCTCGATCAGGCGCGACTTCTGCACCTGATACGGAATCTCGGTGATGATGATGCGCCAGACGCCGCGGCCCAAATCCTCGGTCTCCCAGCGGGCGCGCAGGCGCACCCCGCCCCGGCCTGTCTCATAGGCATCGAGGATGGAGGCGTGCCCCTCAACCGACACGCCGCCCGTCGGGAAGTCCGGTCCCGGCACGCGGGTGACCAGTTCCTCGGTCGTCGCATCGGGGTTTTCGAGCAGCAGGTGGCAGGCGTCGATCAGTTCGCCGACGTTGTGCGGCGGGATCGAGGTCGCCATGCCGACCGCGATGCCCGACGAACCGTTGGCCAGCAGGTTCGGGAAACCTGCGGGCAGGACGACCGGCTCCTCGTCCTGATCATCGTAGGTGGGACGGAAGTCGACGGCGTTCTGGTCGATGCCCTCCATCAACAGGACGGCGGCGGGCGTCAGCTTGCACTCGGTGTAGCGCATGGCCGCGGCGCTATCGCCGTCGATGTTGCCGAAATTGCCCTGACCGTCGACCAGCGGATAGCGCTGGGAGAAGTCCTGGGCGAGGCGGACCAGGGCGTCATAGATCGAGGCGTCGCCGTGCGGGTGATAGCCGCCCATGACCTCGCCGACGACCTTGGCGCATTTGCGCGCGGCCGCCTGCGGGTTCAGCCGCATCTGGTGCATGGCGTACATGATCCGGCGGTGCACCGGCTTGAATCCGTCGCGCACGTCCGGGAGGGCCCGGTTGGTGATGGTCGACAGGGCGTAGGCGAGGTAGCGCCTGGACAGCGCGTCGCCCATCGGCTCGTCAACGATGCGGCCGCCCTCGGGCGGAGGCGTATGAATGCTCATGGGGTCCGAATCGGCAATCTGAGCCCGGAAGTCTAGCGGTCAGAGTCCGGTCCGGTTCGAATTTAGCGGACATAGCGGACATATCGGACCCTGTGTCCACAGCCGGATGCGTTCACCCGTCCTCCTGTTCGTCGGGCGGCGAGTGCTCATGCATCATTTCCGCCCGGATGTAGTCGGCGTCCCGGTAGACCACCCCGGTCAGGTCGGCGCGGCGGTCGCGCAGATCTGTGGTTAGACGCGCCACGCGGAGCCAGGCCGCCGTCTGGACCGGTCCATCCAGGGCTGCGCACTCGGCCGCCCGTCGGAAAGCGAAGCGGGCGAGTTCGGTGACGTCAGGGGTGAACAGCAGGTCATGGAGGTCCTGTCTGTTCAGATCATCGATCTGCGCCAAGGCGGGATAGACCTGTTCTTCCTGTCCCCGCTGGTCGCGGGGACGAGGACGCAGGGCCTCGGTGTCGGCGTCGCGCCGCCAGTTCTCCAGCGCGGCGCGGCGGCGAATGCTGCGGTCCGCGAGGTCATAGCGCTCAGCCAGAAGCAGGGTGGAAGCGCCAGCGCAGTAGTCATGGCGAATAGCGGTCCAGACGTCTTCCGGGCGGTGGGTGCGGTTGATGCAGGGGGGCTGTGTCATGTCTTGTATTTTCGCCTCTGTCGGAGGCGTGCGAGGCAAATGGCGAACTGTAAAAAACAACGCCCTGACAATGCTGAATTTCTTCGCACAAATTCGGCTGAACTTTTGTCGGTGGCTGGCTCCAAGGCGGGCATTGCCTATGTGGGAAGCAACGGAGTTTCGTCATGCAGACCGCCCTCACCCGCCGACTGAACCTGCGCCATCCGATTATCCAGGCGCCGATGGCGGGCACCTCGACGCCGGAGATGGCGGCGGCGGTGACGGAGGCCGGCGGGCTGGGCTCCATCGCCATCGGTTCGGTGGGCGTGGACGAGGCGCGGGCCGCGATCCGCAAGACCCGGGCGCTGACCGGCGGGCCGTTCAACGTCAACGTCTTCTGCCATGATCCCGTCGAAGCCGATCCGGCGCGCAACGCCGACTGGATCGACAGCCTGAAGCCGTGGTTCGCGGCCTTCGGCGCCGAGCCGCCAGTCGAGCTGAAGAACATCTATCGCAGCTTCCGCGTGGACGACGCGGCGCTGGCCCTGCTGATCGAGGAACGGCCCGCCGTGGTCAGCTTTCATTTCGGCCTGCCGGACGCGGCGCGGATCGCGGCGCTGAAGGCGGCGGGGATCGTGCTGCTGGCCACTGCGACCTCGCCGCAGGAAGGGCGCGCGGTTCAGGGGGCGGGCATCGACATGGTGATCGCGCAGGGCGTCGAGGCGGGCGGGCATCGGGGGGTGTTCGATCCGGCGGACGATCCCCGCTTCGCCACCCTGCCCCTGACCCGGCTTTTGTCGACGGCGCTGGACATTCCGGTGATCGCGGCGGGCGGGATCATGGACGGCGCGGGCGTGGCGGCGGCGCTGGCGCTGGGCGCGGCGGGGGCTCAACTGGGCACCGCCTTCGTCGCGTGCCCGGAAAGCGCGGCGGGCGCAACCTATCGGGCGAAGCTGGCCGGAGCGGATGCGGGACGCACACGGGTCAGCGCGGCCATCTCGGGGCGACCCGCGCGGGGGCTGGAGAATGACTTCATGCGCCGCGCCGACGAGGGCCGGATCGCGCCCTATCCGTTCGCCTATGACATCGGCAAGGCGCTGAACGCGGCGGCCACGGCGGCGGGCGATACGGGCTATATGCCCAACTGGGCCGGTCAGGGCGCGCCGTTGAGCCGGGCGATGCCGGCGGAGGCCCTCGTTGAGACGCTGGTCCGGGAGACGCGTCAGGCGCTGGGCCGCATGGGCGATCTGCGTGCCCAGGAATGATCCGGACCGCCCCGTCGACGTATCCGGACTGTAGCCGCATCGGAAAGGCCCTCGCATGATCCTGTTCCTGCTCTCCTATCTGGCCGGCGCCCTGACCATCGTCAGCCCCTGCATCCTGCCCGTTCTGCCATTCGTCTTCGCCCGCGCCGACCGTCCTTTCATGCGCAACGGCTTTCCGTTGCTGGCCGGGATGGCGGTCACCTTCGCCGGCGTCGCCACCCTCGCGGCGTTGGGCGGAGGATGGGCGGTGCGGGCCAATGAGGTCGGGCGCTGGATCGCTCTGGCCGTGA
Coding sequences within it:
- the parC gene encoding DNA topoisomerase IV subunit A; translation: MSIHTPPPEGGRIVDEPMGDALSRRYLAYALSTITNRALPDVRDGFKPVHRRIMYAMHQMRLNPQAAARKCAKVVGEVMGGYHPHGDASIYDALVRLAQDFSQRYPLVDGQGNFGNIDGDSAAAMRYTECKLTPAAVLLMEGIDQNAVDFRPTYDDQDEEPVVLPAGFPNLLANGSSGIAVGMATSIPPHNVGELIDACHLLLENPDATTEELVTRVPGPDFPTGGVSVEGHASILDAYETGRGGVRLRARWETEDLGRGVWRIIITEIPYQVQKSRLIEALADLIENKKAPLLGDVRDESAEDIRLILEPKTRTVEPEVLMESLFKLSDLEVRFPINMNVLDGTGTPRVLGLKACLRAFLDHRQEVLIRRAQWRIERVEKRLHLLEGLRIVFLNLDEVIRIVREEEQPKAVLIARFGLTEMQSDYILDTRLRQLARIEEMAIENEFKELSEELATLQSLSTSPAKQWKQIGKDLEAVRKALISPRRTTIAEAVDTSAFVAPEAFIPREAITVILSERGWIRAAKGKVEDPSELKFKEGDSLAFLVPAWTTDKLLVAASDGRIFTVGADKLASGRGHGEPLRLMIELDEKAEIINLLAHQPGGKLLIASKAGYGFIAPEDDLLAQKRGGKQVLNGELLAALRVPQSPAGDHIATIGENIKALIFPLAELPEMGRGKGVKLQNFKQGGLVDVTVFNAEQGPEWADGGGRRRNWPDWKDWLGKRAQAGRQGPRGMRKFR
- a CDS encoding LemA family protein — protein: MITWIIIGVIVVVLLFIAIGGYNKLVALDQRADQSFADIDVQLKQRQDLIPNLVETVKGYATHERGTLDAVTQARAAAAGATSVNDKVQAENMLTGALGRLFAVSEAYPDLKANTNFQQLSAELSDIENKLAAARRFFNSAVGEFNAVRRQFPTILFAGLFGFGSDKPFFDVGEGERAALNAAPPQVKF
- a CDS encoding arginyltransferase, with the protein product MTSVAPCPYLPGQTERKVFANLPFSDGAHVNDELTQAGFRRSQNIAYRPACEACEACVSVRVPVGGFAFSRSQRRILRRNDDLSRDLVEAEATAEQFELLRRYLGARHAEGGMNGMGWADYVAMVEDTAVRTHLIEYRLPSPDGGPGDLVGVCLTDLLSDGLSMVYSFFDPALEDRSPGRFAILDHIRQANAVGLPYLYLGYWVRGSQKMDYKASFRPMEQLTRFGWQRMSDQPVEGTEVE
- a CDS encoding flavin reductase family protein: MTLEPPPEHPTDETRAYRRALGSFATGVCVVTADSPQGPLGLTINSFTSVSLEPRLLLWCIDERSERWPVFAAADRFAVHILPAEDLDKAVRFARGVALLEPHEFERRPDGPPCLPEALARFECAVHDRIQMGDHMVIVGRVEAWSTAEGDALTFWRGRYGSLGAD
- a CDS encoding M48 family metallopeptidase → MGAVGLQTHIWANNTRSILLLATFPILVGFILYGVQLVLMGMGVLPGTGKGLVDDMALAASWLGFTVPAAFVIAGLWFAIAYFGSQTMIDMLTGARKVERRTEPELYNLLENLAISRGLRTPTLRVIDSDSLNAFASGLHEGQYSVTVTRGLVQTLNRDELEAVLAHELTHVINKDVRTMMIASIFAGIISVIAEMVFRGLLYSGAGRRREDNKNAMPLILIGIGFAVVGFALAIVIRMMLSRTREFVADAGAVELTKNPDAMISALRKVDGRSSLKGPDEVQQLFLDNQPDGVGLEGLFASHPPIQKRIEALVKFGGGRDPGPWSGEALAASPGYSTSVPSTG
- a CDS encoding nitronate monooxygenase family protein; protein product: MQTALTRRLNLRHPIIQAPMAGTSTPEMAAAVTEAGGLGSIAIGSVGVDEARAAIRKTRALTGGPFNVNVFCHDPVEADPARNADWIDSLKPWFAAFGAEPPVELKNIYRSFRVDDAALALLIEERPAVVSFHFGLPDAARIAALKAAGIVLLATATSPQEGRAVQGAGIDMVIAQGVEAGGHRGVFDPADDPRFATLPLTRLLSTALDIPVIAAGGIMDGAGVAAALALGAAGAQLGTAFVACPESAAGATYRAKLAGADAGRTRVSAAISGRPARGLENDFMRRADEGRIAPYPFAYDIGKALNAAATAAGDTGYMPNWAGQGAPLSRAMPAEALVETLVRETRQALGRMGDLRAQE
- a CDS encoding flagellar motor protein MotB, which gives rise to MSMSDRPILIKKIKKGGHDGHHGGAWKVAYADFVTAMMAFFLLMWLINTTDPEQKRGIAEYFAPASVSATTSGSGGILGGTALGDDGSKSSGTNSVITQLAPESPQDPSQQAGQSSDLTGASEQQLRDEIARRESADFASAAESLRQAMQSMPELAELSKQLIIDQTPEGLRIQLVDQEGRSMFDQNSARPNARAQILLRAVARVINQLPNRISVTGHTSAAPGSNRATGPNDWALSSERANASRLVLQAAGVDPDRVYQVSGKAGSDPLYPDDPTLAGNRRIAIVLLREAPVLPTDTSL